The proteins below are encoded in one region of Acidimicrobiales bacterium:
- a CDS encoding chemotaxis protein CheB, producing MALRLAVVGGSWGGLDALGRLLGALEPSGFAVAAALHRSASGPEGALVSYLRSRSRLPVAEAEDKQAIEPGHAYLAPADYHLLVEPGRFALSIDAPVLFSRPSIDVLFESAADAYGDEAAAVVLTGANEDGTAGLREVKRRGGVALVQDPATAVRGEMPQAAIATGLADHVLPVEEIAARLNGLAVPASAPGGARRGTR from the coding sequence ATGGCGCTGCGCCTCGCCGTCGTCGGCGGGTCGTGGGGCGGCCTCGACGCCCTGGGGCGGCTGCTCGGGGCGCTCGAACCGTCGGGGTTCGCCGTCGCCGCCGCCCTCCACCGGTCGGCCAGCGGGCCCGAGGGTGCCCTGGTCAGCTACCTCCGCTCCCGCTCGCGCCTGCCCGTCGCGGAGGCGGAGGACAAGCAGGCGATCGAGCCGGGCCACGCCTACCTGGCGCCCGCCGACTACCACCTGCTGGTGGAGCCCGGGCGCTTCGCCCTCTCCATCGACGCCCCCGTGCTGTTCAGCCGCCCGTCGATCGACGTGCTGTTCGAGTCGGCGGCCGACGCCTACGGCGACGAGGCGGCCGCGGTCGTCCTCACCGGCGCCAACGAGGACGGCACCGCCGGGCTGCGGGAGGTCAAGCGCCGGGGCGGCGTCGCCCTCGTGCAGGACCCGGCCACCGCCGTCCGGGGCGAGATGCCGCAGGCCGCCATCGCCACCGGCCTGGCCGACCACGTGCTCCCGGTCGAGGAGATCGCCGCCCGCCTCAACGGCCTGGCGGTGCCCGCCTCGGCGCCGGGCGGGGCACGACGAGGCACCCGATGA
- a CDS encoding protein-glutamate O-methyltransferase CheR, which yields MAVRVAGGVPRKDVEELELTLLLEAIAVHYGYDFRGYARASIKRRMWRRMLEEGLATISGLQERVLHDPGCMDRLLLDLSINVTSMFRDPSFWAALRDRIVPILRTYPYIRVWNPGCSTGEETYSLAILLREEGLESRARIYATDINATVLDQAREGSFPLERMREFTANYLAFRGRASFSDYYKVYGDRARFDPTLVENCVFAQHNLVSDDSFNEFNLIVCRNVMIYFDKTLQDRVHDLFHRSLSRSGVLALGHKESIRFTSHAGTYEELDAQEKLYQRRR from the coding sequence GTGGCTGTACGCGTAGCGGGCGGCGTCCCCCGCAAGGACGTCGAGGAGCTGGAGCTCACCCTGCTGCTGGAGGCCATCGCCGTCCACTACGGGTACGACTTCCGCGGGTACGCCCGGGCGTCGATCAAGCGCCGCATGTGGCGTCGCATGCTCGAGGAGGGCCTGGCCACGATCTCCGGCCTCCAGGAGCGGGTCCTCCACGACCCCGGGTGCATGGACCGGCTGCTGCTCGACCTGTCCATCAACGTGACGTCCATGTTCCGCGACCCGAGCTTCTGGGCCGCGCTCCGCGACCGGATCGTGCCCATCCTGCGCACCTATCCGTACATCCGCGTCTGGAACCCGGGCTGCTCGACGGGCGAGGAGACCTACTCGCTCGCCATCCTCCTCCGCGAGGAGGGCCTGGAGAGCCGGGCCCGGATCTACGCCACCGACATCAACGCCACCGTGCTCGACCAGGCCCGCGAAGGGTCGTTCCCGCTCGAGCGGATGCGGGAGTTCACGGCCAACTATCTCGCCTTCCGCGGGCGGGCTTCGTTCTCGGACTACTACAAGGTCTACGGCGACCGGGCCCGCTTCGACCCCACGCTGGTGGAGAACTGCGTGTTCGCGCAGCACAATCTGGTGTCGGACGACTCGTTCAACGAGTTCAACCTGATCGTGTGCCGCAACGTGATGATCTACTTCGACAAGACGCTGCAGGACCGGGTCCACGACCTGTTCCACCGGAGCCTGTCGCGCTCGGGCGTCCTCGCCCTGGGTCACAAGGAGTCGATCCGGTTCACCTCGCACGCCGGCACCTACGAGGAGCTCGACGCCCAGGAGAAGCTGTACCAGAGGAGGCGGTGA
- a CDS encoding ATP-binding protein yields MTVGAPDRSALLLVDDRPGNLLALEAVLAPLGRRMLRARSGEEALRHLLTDDVAVIVLDVQMPGLDGFETAEEIKQRERTADIPIIFLTAISQDLAHRLRGYGAGAVDYIFKPVEPEVLRAKVGVFLELHLKTRQLREQAEQLARKSADLERSNRDLEQFAYIASHDLQDPLRVVAGFVELLRDRVAGGDDPEATEWMDLVTATVGRMSALLSDLLAYARAGADGSKPEPIDLDAALATALDNLGPAIEEAGAAMRCSALGMAEGRPAEVVQVLQNVVANAVKFRRADVAPSVEIASSRTGATVTVSVRDNGRGIAPGDAERAFQVFERLDGEPYPGTGLGLAVCRKLMERSGQRIWVEPNEGPGVTVRFTLPTAPA; encoded by the coding sequence ATGACGGTGGGCGCCCCCGACCGGTCGGCGCTGCTGCTGGTGGACGACCGGCCCGGGAACCTCCTCGCCCTGGAGGCCGTCCTGGCGCCCCTCGGGCGGCGGATGCTCCGGGCCCGTTCGGGCGAGGAGGCGTTGCGCCACCTGCTCACCGACGACGTGGCGGTCATCGTGCTGGACGTCCAGATGCCCGGCCTCGACGGGTTCGAGACGGCGGAGGAGATCAAGCAGCGCGAACGGACGGCGGACATCCCGATCATCTTCCTCACCGCCATCAGCCAGGACCTCGCCCACCGCCTCCGGGGCTACGGCGCCGGTGCGGTGGACTACATCTTCAAGCCCGTCGAGCCCGAGGTCCTGCGCGCCAAGGTCGGCGTGTTCCTCGAGCTCCACCTGAAGACCCGCCAGCTGCGGGAGCAGGCCGAGCAGCTGGCCCGCAAGTCGGCCGACCTCGAGCGCTCCAACCGGGACCTCGAGCAGTTCGCGTACATCGCGTCGCACGACCTCCAGGACCCGCTGCGGGTGGTCGCCGGGTTCGTGGAGCTGCTGCGCGACCGGGTGGCGGGCGGCGACGACCCCGAGGCCACCGAGTGGATGGACCTGGTGACCGCCACCGTGGGGCGGATGTCGGCGCTGCTGTCGGACCTGCTCGCCTACGCCCGGGCCGGCGCCGACGGCTCCAAGCCCGAGCCGATCGACCTCGACGCCGCCCTCGCCACCGCCCTCGACAACCTGGGGCCGGCGATCGAGGAGGCCGGGGCGGCCATGCGCTGCTCCGCCCTGGGGATGGCCGAGGGCCGGCCCGCGGAGGTCGTCCAGGTGCTCCAGAACGTGGTCGCCAACGCCGTCAAGTTCCGGCGGGCCGACGTCGCCCCGTCGGTCGAGATCGCCTCCTCGAGGACGGGAGCCACCGTCACGGTCAGCGTGCGCGACAACGGGCGGGGCATCGCCCCGGGCGACGCCGAGCGGGCGTTCCAGGTCTTCGAGCGCCTCGACGGCGAGCCGTACCCGGGAACCGGTCTCGGCCTGGCGGTGTGCCGGAAGCTCATGGAGCGGTCCGGGCAGCGCATCTGGGTGGAGCCGAACGAGGGGCCGGGCGTCACCGTGCGGTTCACCCTGCCGACGGCGCCGGCGTGA